In Maridesulfovibrio sp., the following proteins share a genomic window:
- a CDS encoding LysR substrate-binding domain-containing protein, with protein MELRQLRYFIAVAEELHFGRAARRVHIAQPPFSQQIKALEEEIGARLLERNSRNVRLTNEGRYFYKQAMDIVAQVEEAVSTAGRMAKGEYGNVRVGFLEIAMDSLLPEAVRSFSHRYPGVSVRLSQFGASIQLEKIRSGELDVGFSTVYLHAMDGLSSIKLFSKKHVLAVPEDHIFTTEKSVSLSEIAEENLLLFPRTGQPDLYDSIMDAFSSRGLVPKVRQEISGLSGASALISSGMGVTFLPDNSRVSRKGIAMVPISDDFPCMDIFMVWNRDDYSNTAGVFMEWVADYFSVSKDFAVKISG; from the coding sequence ATGGAATTAAGACAACTAAGATATTTTATTGCCGTTGCCGAAGAATTGCACTTCGGCCGGGCTGCCCGCAGGGTTCACATAGCCCAGCCGCCTTTTTCGCAGCAGATCAAAGCACTGGAAGAGGAAATCGGCGCACGCCTTCTGGAACGTAACAGCCGTAATGTACGGCTGACTAATGAGGGACGTTATTTCTATAAACAGGCTATGGATATTGTTGCACAGGTGGAAGAAGCTGTTTCTACTGCCGGACGAATGGCCAAAGGTGAATATGGTAATGTGCGGGTCGGTTTTCTGGAAATCGCCATGGATAGTCTGCTGCCTGAAGCTGTGCGCTCTTTCAGTCACAGGTATCCCGGAGTCTCAGTCCGGTTGAGCCAGTTCGGTGCTTCGATTCAGTTGGAAAAAATAAGGTCTGGTGAACTCGATGTAGGTTTTTCCACTGTTTACCTGCACGCCATGGACGGGCTTTCGTCTATTAAATTGTTTTCAAAAAAACATGTTCTGGCCGTGCCTGAAGATCATATCTTTACCACGGAAAAAAGCGTATCATTGAGTGAAATAGCTGAGGAAAACCTTCTTTTGTTTCCACGCACAGGGCAGCCGGATCTGTATGATTCAATCATGGACGCCTTCTCTTCAAGGGGATTGGTTCCCAAGGTTCGGCAGGAGATCTCCGGTCTTTCCGGGGCATCAGCTTTGATTTCTTCGGGTATGGGAGTTACTTTTCTGCCCGATAACAGCCGAGTTTCGCGCAAGGGGATTGCCATGGTTCCCATCAGTGATGATTTCCCGTGTATGGATATATTTATGGTTTGGAACAGGGATGATTATTCTAACACGGCAGGAGTTTTCATGGAGTGGGTAGCCGATTATTTTTCTGTTTCAAAAGATTTTGCAGTAAAGATCAGTGGGTAG
- a CDS encoding iron-sulfur cluster assembly scaffold protein gives MIDNLDNLLSDIQQQCDNAAEEMFGGEISRWQNPAHARKMESPDAVGELKGSCGDLIRIYLKIKNDQIEEASFYTTGCGPSIVSSDMACELSMGKSIDQASEIDGEDILKKLGGLPEDKKHCAHLASSSLQEALGNWLHKK, from the coding sequence ATGATAGACAATCTCGATAACCTTCTTTCAGATATCCAGCAGCAATGTGATAACGCAGCTGAAGAAATGTTCGGAGGGGAAATTTCCCGCTGGCAAAACCCTGCCCATGCCCGAAAAATGGAATCACCGGATGCCGTTGGTGAACTCAAGGGATCATGCGGAGACCTGATCAGAATTTACCTGAAAATTAAAAATGACCAGATTGAAGAAGCATCATTTTACACCACAGGATGCGGACCAAGCATTGTCAGCTCTGACATGGCATGCGAACTGAGCATGGGAAAAAGTATCGATCAGGCCTCTGAAATAGACGGGGAAGACATCCTTAAAAAACTTGGCGGACTGCCGGAAGATAAAAAACATTGTGCGCATCTGGCCTCATCATCTTTGCAGGAAGCACTGGGCAACTGGCTGCACAAAAAATAA
- a CDS encoding ATP-binding protein encodes MKKTSASYKLSSLVAAAICGMAIITALAMVGVFSYSYFSTLKNEFHDRVRAEGQEISLELYSFLDRSMARLGELSRDNSIRVSIMMGVDYPLAEKLSEYDQAPPGLDFFVLRNEDGRVFSSSPRPYNEIYVLNALQNTPYRCSFCRVGKGGFITVFSLPIRSRSDVVGSSAGLVDFSRPELKSIFHNLESNRIVIFEKGMAYDLFSGKALPFSFGDSAMAADVLEASLGKNMNGVLYRSSLVPGLAYWVSDARLNESLKRFFWLLLPLFGVVIGMCILVSLYLSNILTRPLRDITASAEAISTGGGEYIPERTGHISEINALGNALASMLESLRRTRGLEQYQFFFDNVDDLVCITDIDGFFLKVNSRGSDFLGYNYEEFRKKTFFEIVPTYERESLRGTLLSVFASSNSRQFEYPAISKSGKIIFTDIVSRRISYEGQDVLLSVVRDVTDRKRDEEELQRYASELLRAKEVEERNSAHMADTLKKLEEAMARAEVANRTKSEFLAQMSHEIRTPMNSILGMADMLSDTSLTAEQKSYVSIFRNSGKALLTLINDILDLSKIESGKLTLEMTEFNIDELVDDVAGIMSVTAWKKGLIFGCHVDPLCPSDFVGDPTRIKQILVNLLSNAIKFTDSGSVMVEISSRSGSEGRAVLEMVVSDSGIGISEEKQKVIFENFVQADSSTTRKYGGTGLGLSITRNLVEMMNGSINVRNISSGGAEFRVEIVIGSVEILKDYDAEVRAVLRGREVLIIDDRASVREYLCKCFSAWGAECTHAGDLDFGFAQSDSGRNNAELVIVSDRLGEDGDALSEVEAIKSRLNNDSPVFCTLSSSPGLSSNRPEVNLLFGVKGSVGWPATRGSLLRAMLEIYGASSTPAAKQEERISMTPLRILIAEDSENNRVLYSFFLKDTPFRLRYAVDGEEAVRIYRENNFDLVLMDIQMPVKNGLEATREIRAYEAESGYPPTPVVALTANARAEDREQCLEAGCSGFLPKPIKKITLIKGILKYGS; translated from the coding sequence GTGAAGAAGACTAGCGCATCGTATAAACTTTCATCTCTTGTTGCCGCTGCAATCTGCGGTATGGCGATTATTACTGCCCTGGCAATGGTCGGGGTTTTTTCCTACAGTTATTTCAGCACACTTAAAAATGAATTTCACGACCGTGTCCGTGCGGAAGGGCAGGAAATCAGCCTGGAGTTGTACAGTTTTCTAGACCGTTCCATGGCGCGTCTAGGTGAATTGAGCAGGGATAACTCCATCCGTGTGTCTATCATGATGGGAGTTGACTACCCTCTTGCAGAAAAATTATCCGAATATGATCAAGCCCCGCCCGGGCTTGATTTTTTTGTTCTCCGTAATGAAGACGGTAGAGTCTTTTCTTCTTCGCCAAGGCCGTATAATGAAATTTATGTTCTTAATGCGCTACAGAATACACCGTATCGCTGTTCATTTTGCAGAGTCGGGAAGGGCGGGTTTATAACTGTTTTTTCGCTCCCGATACGCAGCCGTTCGGATGTTGTGGGCAGTTCTGCCGGACTGGTTGATTTTTCGCGGCCTGAATTGAAGTCTATATTTCATAATTTAGAATCAAACCGCATAGTCATTTTCGAAAAGGGAATGGCTTATGACTTGTTTTCCGGGAAAGCTTTGCCGTTTTCATTCGGTGATTCCGCAATGGCTGCCGATGTACTTGAAGCGTCATTGGGTAAAAATATGAATGGCGTATTGTATCGCAGTTCGCTTGTGCCCGGTTTGGCGTATTGGGTTTCTGATGCACGGCTCAATGAGTCTTTGAAGCGGTTTTTCTGGTTGCTGCTTCCGCTGTTTGGCGTAGTCATTGGAATGTGCATCCTTGTCTCTCTGTATCTCAGTAATATTTTAACCCGGCCTTTAAGGGACATAACAGCGTCCGCAGAAGCTATTTCCACTGGCGGTGGAGAATACATTCCTGAGCGTACCGGACATATTTCCGAAATTAACGCTCTGGGTAATGCTCTTGCTTCCATGCTTGAAAGTCTGCGTAGAACTCGTGGACTGGAGCAATATCAATTCTTTTTTGACAATGTTGATGACCTTGTCTGCATCACTGACATTGACGGTTTTTTTCTTAAAGTGAACAGCCGTGGTTCTGATTTTCTTGGTTATAATTATGAAGAATTCCGTAAGAAGACTTTTTTCGAGATTGTCCCGACTTATGAACGGGAGAGCCTGCGGGGCACTTTGCTCAGTGTCTTTGCCTCCAGTAATTCCCGTCAGTTTGAATATCCGGCAATCTCAAAGTCCGGCAAGATAATTTTTACTGATATTGTTTCGCGCAGGATTTCTTATGAAGGGCAGGATGTCCTTTTGAGCGTGGTCCGTGATGTTACTGACCGCAAGCGTGATGAAGAGGAGTTACAGCGTTATGCTTCCGAGCTTCTGCGGGCTAAAGAGGTTGAAGAGCGGAATTCAGCTCACATGGCCGATACCCTTAAGAAGCTTGAGGAGGCTATGGCCCGCGCTGAGGTCGCCAATCGGACCAAGAGTGAATTTCTGGCTCAGATGAGCCATGAAATCCGTACTCCCATGAACTCGATTCTGGGTATGGCGGACATGCTTTCTGATACCAGTCTGACTGCGGAGCAGAAAAGCTATGTATCTATTTTTAGGAATTCAGGAAAGGCTCTGCTCACACTCATAAATGATATCCTTGATCTTTCCAAAATTGAATCGGGAAAGTTAACTCTTGAGATGACAGAGTTCAACATAGATGAGCTGGTTGATGATGTTGCCGGGATCATGTCTGTTACAGCTTGGAAGAAAGGGTTGATCTTCGGTTGTCATGTTGACCCGCTTTGTCCCAGCGATTTTGTGGGAGATCCTACAAGGATAAAACAGATTCTGGTTAACCTGCTCAGCAATGCTATCAAATTTACCGATTCCGGGTCAGTTATGGTGGAAATTTCAAGCAGGTCCGGTTCCGAAGGACGGGCCGTGCTGGAAATGGTGGTCAGTGACAGTGGTATTGGTATTTCAGAGGAAAAACAAAAGGTCATCTTTGAGAATTTTGTGCAGGCTGATTCTTCCACAACCAGAAAATACGGTGGGACCGGGTTGGGCCTGTCCATTACCCGCAACCTGGTAGAAATGATGAATGGCAGTATCAACGTTCGCAATATTTCTTCCGGAGGGGCAGAATTCCGGGTTGAGATTGTAATCGGGAGCGTTGAAATCCTCAAAGATTATGACGCAGAAGTCCGTGCCGTCCTGCGTGGGCGTGAAGTTCTGATTATTGACGACCGGGCCTCGGTCAGGGAGTATCTCTGCAAATGTTTCAGCGCGTGGGGAGCAGAATGTACTCATGCTGGAGATTTAGATTTTGGATTTGCGCAGAGCGATTCTGGCCGTAATAATGCCGAGCTGGTCATTGTTTCGGATAGATTAGGAGAAGACGGGGATGCGCTGAGCGAAGTTGAAGCAATCAAGAGCCGTTTGAACAATGACAGTCCTGTCTTCTGTACTCTTTCCTCGTCGCCGGGCTTGAGCAGCAACCGTCCTGAAGTAAACCTCCTGTTCGGTGTCAAAGGCAGCGTAGGCTGGCCGGCGACACGGGGAAGTCTGTTGCGCGCCATGCTTGAAATTTATGGAGCGTCATCAACTCCTGCTGCAAAGCAGGAAGAGCGAATCTCCATGACTCCTTTACGCATTCTAATCGCTGAGGATTCGGAGAATAACCGTGTGCTTTATTCTTTTTTTCTGAAAGACACACCTTTCAGGCTTCGTTACGCGGTAGATGGCGAAGAAGCCGTGCGTATTTACCGGGAAAATAATTTTGATCTTGTTTTGATGGATATCCAGATGCCCGTTAAAAACGGCCTTGAAGCAACCCGTGAGATTAGAGCTTATGAGGCAGAAAGCGGCTACCCTCCGACACCGGTGGTAGCCCTTACTGCAAATGCACGTGCTGAAGATAGAGAGCAGTGTCTTGAAGCAGGATGCAGTGGTTTTCTGCCCAAACCGATAAAAAAGATTACCCTTATTAAAGGTATCTTAAAGTACGGTTCATAG
- a CDS encoding ABC transporter substrate binding protein, translated as MKLNITPLIIEIFFTFCLASSPYAYAGSVFIVHSYSLENICGAPQHQGVMESLTEAGLIEGDNLVVHKYAMDTKKVNNTPELIDRQAEIVLAKVKEINPDVLVLLDDNAFRTVGLKLVDSGVNIVFSGMNSQPEDYDRKIKWMDSRLKPGHNITGVYEKLHFIEACRVQKKILPELNKVLVLSDESPTGKAVRRQIQKEIDEADGSLGIEFETVISHSWEEYIRIMQERCSDGTIGTLYPAVTLLKDSGGKTYSTPEVLTWTVANCKIPGIPINFSFARLGMLGGAGVDFISMGRQAGKMVAAILKGASPSEIPIEDAQRYALVFNMKRVKELGIVIPNDILMAADVIFK; from the coding sequence ATGAAGCTTAATATTACCCCTCTTATCATCGAAATCTTTTTTACGTTCTGCCTGGCATCTAGCCCGTATGCTTATGCGGGAAGTGTTTTTATTGTCCACAGTTACAGTCTTGAGAATATCTGCGGCGCACCGCAGCACCAAGGGGTTATGGAGAGTCTGACTGAAGCCGGACTTATAGAGGGAGATAATCTTGTTGTCCATAAATATGCGATGGATACCAAGAAAGTTAATAATACTCCTGAATTAATAGACAGACAGGCAGAAATTGTTCTCGCAAAAGTAAAAGAAATCAATCCCGATGTTCTGGTTCTGCTCGATGATAATGCTTTTCGGACAGTCGGGCTTAAGCTTGTAGATAGCGGGGTCAATATTGTTTTTTCCGGTATGAACAGCCAGCCTGAAGATTATGACCGGAAAATAAAGTGGATGGATTCCCGCTTAAAGCCCGGGCATAATATTACCGGAGTTTATGAGAAATTGCATTTCATTGAAGCCTGCCGGGTGCAGAAGAAGATTCTTCCGGAGTTGAATAAGGTGTTAGTGCTTTCGGATGAATCTCCTACCGGTAAAGCTGTAAGGAGACAGATTCAAAAAGAGATTGACGAAGCTGATGGCAGTCTGGGGATTGAGTTTGAAACAGTCATCTCCCATTCATGGGAAGAGTATATTAGGATTATGCAGGAGCGTTGTTCAGATGGCACTATAGGCACATTATATCCCGCGGTGACTCTGCTTAAGGACTCAGGAGGGAAGACTTATTCTACGCCTGAAGTGTTGACTTGGACCGTTGCCAATTGCAAAATTCCAGGGATTCCGATTAATTTCTCTTTTGCCAGGCTGGGAATGCTGGGTGGTGCCGGAGTGGATTTTATCTCCATGGGCAGGCAGGCCGGAAAAATGGTTGCGGCTATATTAAAAGGTGCTTCCCCTTCTGAAATACCAATTGAAGATGCGCAGCGTTATGCGCTCGTTTTTAATATGAAGCGAGTCAAGGAATTGGGGATAGTTATTCCCAATGACATTTTGATGGCTGCCGATGTTATTTTTAAATAG
- a CDS encoding endonuclease/exonuclease/phosphatase family protein translates to MYTVFKFFAAVILILVILLVGYFLLKWLADADYSIGPIEQGRVLKNDLHPAAVAAEPEPLRVLSYNLGFASGPVQHTLADEHPESFFVANLDKLIDLVRAEKANILLLQEVDLHSKRSWYMNQLEYVMERLGWGYAAPVVDWDMYFPLRREHRITKATVVLSKFPLISNEYTQTAGKPNFESVLLNIFYYPLLWKSTMQRVEVSVGGRRLDVYNVHLCVWNRDARVAQMQFLSDWINRSRPANGFLIGGDFNFQAYIRGTPEPIADLAKPPFLDLLHENLPGVKEIMSEGGIPAEEIHKNYTFDERKHRYDFIYYSSELNLVAGKVIRNIDASDHFPVFGVFDLESE, encoded by the coding sequence ATGTACACAGTTTTTAAGTTTTTTGCAGCCGTAATTTTAATTTTGGTAATTTTGCTTGTTGGATATTTTTTGCTCAAGTGGCTGGCAGACGCTGATTACAGCATCGGGCCAATTGAGCAGGGTCGGGTGTTGAAAAATGATTTGCACCCAGCTGCAGTGGCGGCTGAACCTGAGCCTTTACGGGTGTTGAGTTATAATTTGGGGTTTGCTTCCGGGCCGGTGCAACATACTTTGGCTGATGAGCACCCTGAATCATTTTTTGTTGCCAATCTGGATAAATTAATTGATCTGGTCCGTGCGGAGAAAGCAAATATATTACTTCTTCAGGAAGTCGACCTGCATTCAAAACGTTCATGGTATATGAACCAGCTTGAGTATGTAATGGAACGTCTTGGCTGGGGTTATGCCGCTCCCGTTGTGGATTGGGATATGTACTTCCCTTTGCGTAGGGAGCACAGGATCACAAAGGCTACAGTTGTCTTGTCCAAGTTCCCCCTCATTTCAAATGAATATACTCAGACTGCCGGTAAGCCGAACTTCGAAAGCGTTCTTTTAAATATTTTTTATTATCCATTGCTCTGGAAATCGACCATGCAGCGTGTAGAAGTTTCGGTAGGCGGCAGGCGGCTTGATGTCTATAATGTCCACCTTTGCGTATGGAACAGGGATGCCCGTGTTGCCCAGATGCAATTTTTGTCCGATTGGATAAATAGATCCCGTCCTGCCAATGGATTCCTCATAGGCGGAGATTTTAATTTTCAGGCCTACATTAGGGGGACCCCTGAGCCTATAGCAGATCTTGCTAAGCCGCCGTTTCTGGATTTATTGCACGAAAACCTGCCCGGGGTGAAAGAGATTATGAGTGAAGGCGGTATACCGGCTGAGGAAATCCACAAGAACTATACCTTTGATGAAAGAAAACATCGCTATGATTTCATATACTATTCAAGTGAGTTGAATCTTGTTGCCGGTAAGGTGATCCGTAATATTGATGCTTCCGATCATTTTCCGGTCTTTGGTGTCTTTGATTTGGAGAGTGAGTGA
- a CDS encoding transporter substrate-binding domain-containing protein, with protein sequence MSTIYSKKILLFIGLLIFTATNCHAGPINPKTIKIFFGYKFPPFYTATSKKEPSKSLHGIFIDMLQDFQKQHPEYKIEYKCLPKARITNALAKGKADAFALTAPMFMSTETKERYTTSLPMWTMSDHLLVRKDSKIVSADLDDMIGKTITVLHGNSYSELDKYFEKGLIKKHAVYSTKLMLNLLLKHRVDAAVCNKQTLPGLIKQTNFSMEDFIIIKKPLFTYRLHLLVNRANADFLHEFNNFIKSNPLPVFQKGG encoded by the coding sequence ATGTCTACAATTTATTCAAAAAAAATACTTTTATTTATCGGCCTTCTAATTTTTACAGCTACCAATTGCCATGCAGGACCTATAAATCCCAAGACTATTAAGATATTCTTTGGCTATAAGTTCCCTCCTTTTTACACTGCAACAAGCAAAAAGGAACCATCAAAAAGCCTACATGGAATATTTATAGATATGTTACAAGACTTTCAGAAACAGCATCCTGAATATAAAATTGAATATAAATGTTTGCCCAAAGCCAGAATTACAAATGCGTTAGCCAAGGGAAAAGCTGACGCTTTTGCTTTAACTGCGCCGATGTTCATGAGCACAGAAACAAAAGAGAGATATACAACATCTCTCCCCATGTGGACTATGTCAGACCATCTGCTGGTCCGCAAAGATTCCAAGATAGTTAGCGCTGATCTTGATGATATGATCGGCAAAACAATTACAGTGCTCCATGGCAACTCATATAGCGAGCTTGATAAATATTTCGAAAAAGGACTTATAAAAAAACACGCTGTATACTCAACAAAGCTCATGCTTAATCTTCTGCTTAAACATAGAGTTGACGCAGCTGTATGCAATAAGCAAACTCTACCCGGGCTAATCAAACAAACGAACTTCTCAATGGAAGACTTCATAATAATAAAAAAACCACTATTCACTTACAGGCTGCATCTGCTGGTAAACAGGGCTAATGCCGATTTTCTGCATGAATTTAATAATTTCATAAAGTCTAACCCCCTTCCTGTTTTTCAGAAAGGGGGTTAG
- a CDS encoding UPF0489 family protein gives MGEWIVDFQGRNHSTAIKLNFLWQQGNIFIMDNHRAALWCWVESLKDADRLNLFHVDRHFDALFSAQDHSHFPHDRFEHFSISEYLECGYDNDFFAVTPLFRWDNYLGLFIEKYRERIENWAFATHGKGTAPQSIPFAAYEPWEFPAALGELKGSWIFNLDLDYFFGRMSDGQMGRLFTNAYIEDWGSGLRKAIDDGVIQVLTISLSPECAAGWGGAEGALAALTQGLGLEFSLPE, from the coding sequence ATGGGTGAATGGATAGTCGATTTTCAGGGGCGCAATCATTCCACAGCCATAAAACTTAATTTTTTATGGCAGCAGGGTAATATTTTCATCATGGATAATCACCGGGCGGCTTTGTGGTGCTGGGTGGAAAGCTTGAAGGACGCTGACAGATTGAATCTGTTTCATGTGGACCGGCATTTCGATGCGTTATTTTCAGCGCAGGATCATTCCCATTTTCCTCACGATAGGTTTGAGCATTTTAGCATCAGCGAATATCTGGAGTGTGGATACGATAATGATTTTTTCGCCGTGACCCCTTTGTTTAGATGGGATAATTATCTAGGCCTGTTTATTGAAAAATATAGGGAAAGAATAGAAAACTGGGCTTTTGCCACCCACGGCAAAGGGACAGCACCGCAGTCAATCCCGTTCGCAGCTTACGAGCCCTGGGAATTCCCGGCAGCGCTAGGGGAATTGAAGGGAAGCTGGATTTTCAACCTTGATCTTGATTACTTTTTTGGCCGCATGTCGGATGGACAGATGGGCCGTCTTTTTACCAATGCTTATATTGAGGACTGGGGCAGTGGCTTGCGCAAGGCCATTGATGACGGAGTTATTCAAGTTCTTACTATAAGTCTCAGCCCTGAGTGTGCGGCCGGATGGGGCGGTGCCGAGGGGGCTCTTGCAGCGTTAACCCAAGGCTTGGGACTTGAATTCAGTCTGCCGGAATAA
- a CDS encoding helix-turn-helix transcriptional regulator yields the protein MQAKDFDSFFVRLKEETDISTQAQLARELGVGRAAVSLVKKKGAVPPRWILELSVRYNLDSTWLESGIGSPRSEVNAVEFADEFAKIPKVAARLSAGGGSFETGGEIEGFYAFRKDWIGTKGNPTDMVLMEVYGNSMEPELKEGDIVLLDQSRKDILAGGIYAVGVEDTVMVKRVEKRPGQVVLHSDNRDYAPIHLGGDELENVRVLGQVVWVSREYH from the coding sequence ATGCAAGCTAAAGATTTTGATTCCTTTTTTGTAAGGTTGAAAGAAGAAACTGATATCTCCACACAAGCCCAGTTGGCCCGTGAGTTGGGCGTCGGCAGGGCGGCAGTGTCTCTTGTTAAGAAGAAAGGGGCTGTTCCGCCGCGCTGGATTCTTGAATTGTCTGTTCGCTATAATTTGGATTCTACATGGCTTGAATCTGGTATCGGTTCACCCCGTTCTGAAGTGAATGCCGTTGAGTTTGCAGATGAATTTGCCAAAATTCCTAAAGTTGCCGCCAGACTTTCTGCCGGGGGCGGGTCCTTTGAAACCGGAGGGGAAATTGAAGGATTTTACGCTTTTCGCAAAGATTGGATAGGAACTAAGGGAAATCCTACGGACATGGTCTTAATGGAAGTTTATGGCAATAGTATGGAGCCGGAGTTGAAGGAAGGTGACATCGTTCTGCTCGACCAGTCCCGTAAAGATATTCTGGCCGGGGGCATCTATGCCGTCGGTGTAGAGGACACGGTTATGGTTAAGCGTGTTGAAAAAAGGCCAGGTCAGGTTGTTCTACACAGTGACAACAGGGATTATGCACCTATCCATTTAGGCGGCGATGAGTTGGAGAACGTTCGTGTTCTGGGACAAGTCGTTTGGGTTTCCCGCGAATATCATTAG